A window of the Fusarium poae strain DAOMC 252244 chromosome 3, whole genome shotgun sequence genome harbors these coding sequences:
- a CDS encoding hypothetical protein (BUSCO:31048at5125): MSDDEVDTELLELLRQHLQGKVEIQEEPETGVLKSAEYVYDSCIDVAVDMRASKKAAESIYKQMQQKSYSTATWSEHELHPKAKDESTVNFIFTMDLLNFSFWSELPDDERFSIEYRGKKWTGYWSLVAALQRALDEDIPITDPFYWQNEQECTLESLRHVFRSCTEEEIPLLEERLDCLREAGQVLCKYYDGAVAELVYAADGSAARLVNLLAQDFDCFRDEHRYEDGKMIRLMKRAQILVADLWACFNGESYGEFRDIDKITMFADYRIPQILMTMGALYCSPSIAAAINDKKMIESGCAWELQIRACSIWCVELIRREILRQHPDAHVNAILIDFFLYDSMKELEAAGKEPIPHHRTRSIWY; encoded by the exons ATGTCTGACGACGAAGTTGACACTGAGCTTCTTGAACTCCTGCGCCAGCACCTTCAGGGGAAGGTTGAAATACAAGAGGAGCCCGAAACCGGCGTTCTCAAAAGTGCCGAGTATGTCTACGACAGTTGTATCGATGTGGCCGTTGATATGCGTGCTTCGAAAAAGGCAGCCGAGAGCATATACAAGCAAATGCAACAAAAAAGTTATTCAACTGCCACCTGGTCAGAGCACGAACTTCACCCCAAGGCAAAGGACGAAAGTACGGTCAACTTCATCTTCACTATGGACTTGCTAAACTTTTCTTTCTGGTCTGAATTGCCCGATGATGAGAGATTTTCTATTGAGTACCGCGGAAAGAAGTGGACTGGTTATTGGAGTCTGGTAGCGGCTCTTCAAAGGGCTCTTGATGAAG ATATCCCCATCACGGACCCGTTCTATTGGCAAAACGAACAGGAGTGCACTCTTGAGTCCCTTAGACATGTCTTTAGATCATGCACCGAAGAGGAGATCCCACTGCTTGAGGAGCGCCTAGACTGCCTTCGAGAAGCAGGACAAGTTCTTTGTAAA TACTACGACGGTGCCGTTGCAGAGCTGGTATACGCAGCTGATGGGTCTGCGGCTCGCTTGGTGAACTTACTGGCACAAGACTTTGACTGCTTTCGCGATGAACATCGCTACGAGGACGGCAAGATGATTCGCTTAATGAAACGAGCTCAGATCCTCGTTGCTGATCTATGGGCATGCTTCAACGGCGAATCTTATGGCGAATTTCGTGACATCGATAAGATCACCATGTTTGCCGATTACCGTATCCCTCAGATCCTTATGACCATGGGAGCCTTGTACTGCTCTCCAAGTATTGCAGCGGCCATCAATGACAAGAAGATGATAGAGAGCGGGTGCGCATGGGAATTGCAAATACGAG CATGCAGTATCTGGTGTGTCGAACTGATCCGACGTGAAATTCTACGCCAACACCCTGACGCTCATGTCAACGCCATCCTTATAGACTTTTTCCTCTATGACAGCATGAAGGAACTAGAAGCAGCTGGGAAAGAGCCTATTCCACACCATCGAACGAGGAGTATTTGGTATTAG
- the SPN2 gene encoding Septin Spn2 (BUSCO:30152at5125): MAAAPPNTIYPESHVGFDSITSQIEKKLLKRGFQFNVICVGQTGMGKSTLINTIFASHLIDSKGRFQPDEPIRQTTEIQAVSHNIEENGVRLRLNIVDTPGYGDLVNNDRCWDPIVKYIKDQHSAYLRKELTAQRERYIQDTRIHCCLFFIQPSGHSLKPIDIVVLKKLSDVVNVVPVIAKADTLTVEERQEFKERIKEEFAFHNLKMYPYDNDEFDDEERALNGQIKNLVPFAVVGSEKSIIVNGKQVRGRQNRWGVINVEDETHCEFVYLRDFLLRTHLQDLIETTSQIHYETFRAKQLLALKESSAHGGASSRPISPAADRELSRNSQRMTMNGY, translated from the exons ATGGCTGCCGCTCCTCCCAACACTATTTACCCCGAGAGCCATGTCGGTTTCGACAGCATCACTTCTCAGATTGAGAAGAAGCTCTTGAAGCGTGGTTTCCAGTTCAACGTCATCTGCGTTG GCCAGACGGGTATGGGCAAGTCGACgctcatcaacaccatcttCGCTTCTCACCTGATCGACTCTAAGGGTCGCTTCCAACCCGACGAGCCTATCCGCCAGACCACCGAGATCCAGGCCGTTTCTCACAACATTGAAGAGAACGGTGTCCGACTTCGACTCAACATTGTCGATACCCCCGGCTATGGTGATCTTGTCAACAATGACCGCTGTTGGGACCCCATCGTCAAGTACATCAAGGATCAGCACTCCGCGTACTTGCGCAAGGAGCTCACTGCACAGCGAGAGCGCTACATCCAGGATACACGTATTCACTGctgtctcttcttcatccagcCATCAGGCCACTCTCTCAAGCCCATCGATATTGTTGTCCTGAAGAAGCTTTCAGACGTCGTCAATGTGGTGCCCGTCATTGCCAAGGCCGACACCCTGACTGTTGAGGAGCGTCAGGAGTTCAAGGAGCGCATCAAGGAGGAGTTTGCCTTCCACAACCTCAAGATGTACCCCTACGACAACGATGAGTTCGACGACGAGGAGCGTGCTTTGAACGGCCAGATCAAG AACCTCGTTCCCTTCGCCGTTGTTGGATCCGAAAAGTCGATCATCGTCAACGGTAAGCAGGTCCGCGGCCGTCAGAACAGATGGGGTGTCATCAACGTCGAGGACGAGACTCACTGTGAATTCGTCTACCTACGAGACTTCCTCCTCCGAACCCACCTCCAGGACCTTATCGAGACCACCTCTCAGATCCATTACGAGACCTTCCGTGCCAAGCAACTGCTTGCCCTCAAAGAAAGCAGCGCTCACGGTGGTGCTAGCAGCCGACCCATCAGCCCTGCCGCCGACCGCGAGCTCAGCCGAAACTCGCAACGAATGACGATGAACGGCTACTAA
- a CDS encoding hypothetical protein (BUSCO:35868at5125): MSKQYLTTHTVDNAHITDIFSIATTPKAVISGSGSSTLHIHDTTDPSFPLKQSISDAHKLGCHHVCASRNGNIAASAGFGGEVKTWKVNNDTGEWSLSGEIVGASSKPGEAWALALSEDGSYLATTTNDGRINVWDIVDEKKPKIREYETGSAGSGSFGMSVDLSRDGKFTASGHQNGSVYIFNNDTGRVLYSLSGLAKPVRSVAFSPGNTRLAAAGDAGIIAIYDMKHGEHIGNLTGHSSWITSLDWSDTGEYLLSGSMDGKVKVWSIERTTCVATHSETDKALWSVKWLPKTVRSEMFCTAGANRSLSFYREATGG; the protein is encoded by the exons ATG TCGAAACAATACTTGACCACGCATACCGTGGATAATG CCCACATCACCGACATCTTCTCTATTGCAACCACACCCAAAGCTGTGATATCAGGCAGTGGCTCTTCCACACTGCACATTCACGACACCACTGATCCTTCATTCCCGCTCAAGCAGTCCATTTCAGATGCTCACAAGCTCGGATGCCACCATGTGTGCGCTTCACGGAACGGCAATATTGCCGCAAGTGCCGGTTTTGGAGGTGAAGTGAAGACTTGGAAGGTCAACAATGACACTGGTGAATGGAGTCTTAGTGGTGAGATCGTAGGGGCTTCATCGAAGCCTGGCGAGGCTTGGGCGTTGGCACTGAGTGAAGACGGTTCCTACCTTGCTACCACAACCAATGACGGACGAATCAACGTGTGGGATATTGTTGATGAAAAGAAGCCCAAGATTCGAGAGTACGAGACCGGAAGCGCTGGGTCAGGCAGCTTTGGCATGTCTGTGGACTTGAGCCGGGATGGCAAATTTACTGCCAGCGGGCATCAGAACGGATCTGTCtacatcttcaacaacgacACAGGGCGAGTCTTGTATTCGCTCTCTG GTCTTGCGAAGCCTGTGCGATCAGTTGCCTTTTCTCCGGGCAACACGCGACTTGCTGCAGCAGGAGATGCTGGCATCATCGCAATTTACGACATGAAGCACGGAGAGCATATCGGGAATCTGACTGGCCACTCTTCATGGATTACGTCTCTCGACTGGAGCGACACTGGAGAATACCTTTTGAGTGGATCCATGGATGGAAAGGTCAAGGTCTGGTCGATTGAACGCACTACCTGCGTCGCGACACACAGCGAGACGGACAAAGCCCTCTGGTCTGTGAAATGGCTGCCAAAGACTGTCAGAAGTGAAATGTTTTGCACGGCCGGTGCAAACAGAAGCCTCTCCTTCTACCGGGAGGCCACTGgcggttga